In Arachis hypogaea cultivar Tifrunner chromosome 7, arahy.Tifrunner.gnm2.J5K5, whole genome shotgun sequence, the genomic window TATAAAAGGCTTTCCCCTTGTCCAAAAATAGCTTCCCCTGTGACAAAAACAAAAGCTCAATCCGCGCTTTCCCCCAAATAAAAAAGCCTACTttgttcaacaaaaaaaaaaaaacgtatttTAAGTGGATTAAGATGCCTTGTCTATAAAACAGAATGGATTTCTGGTGTTATAATAAGTACGCTTGGAttcattaccaaaaaaaaaaaaacacatttggATTCGAGACTTTATTGAAGTTAATAATAGATGAAAATTCTTAATGTTGAGTGTATGAGTGTGTATGTGAGTTAAATCCCAAAATGGTTTCTGAGATTGGCGTTTTGCACTGAAATTGTCCCTGAGATTCCAATTACACCAATTACGttcatgagattgaaaaaaatgcaccatagtagtccctgacccattttccattaacgacgtgatgacatggcatgatgacgtggactgtaagtgacacgtgtcacttcatgatttggccacgtgtaatggtagGATGATatggtgaccagtgacacgtggcatgctgacgtggatagttgtgccacgtgtcacaatgttatttggccacgtgtccagttgtgccacgtgtcgcaacagtattcgttcacgtgtcatccattatgccatcgttgtatatgcaccaaattagtccctcactttgcattaagtgactcattttagtccctgaaattgaatgtcgtgtacCAAACTAGTCacttcaccaattttttctcatttttttctataaattcaaaattctcaatatttttgaatgcattaatttcaattttattttttcacatgttcttcaaataaaagtgtttttataaaatattttttctcttgcgaaTACCCTATTCGCCGACTTGGAGTTAACGTGAAGGCTTTTCAAGCACCTTCACTACCATCTCCAACCTCTTTtaatacttttataaaatattttttttccttgtgGATACCTCTAATAGCCGCcgtcttggagttgacgtgaaggccTTTCAAGCTTCCCTCATTATCATCTCCGATCTCTTTCGTCTAGACTGCAGAAATCAAAAGTGGTAGTGAGGGTGGTTGAAGTGCCTTCAATCTAACTCATTTATACATAACGAAAATGTgtatttcataagaaaaaaatatttattttaattattaatttcttgttaaaaacacatgttttttatgaaaaaaatgtgtctaatcaatcatataattattttttttataataacatacttatatattacaaaatttaccaatattaaattattaaaaaattatataattaaaactaaaatcttaaatttttttatagaagcacttgtatttaaacgatatatgaaaaaatagaattgaaattagtgtatccaagatattaaattttaaattaaaaaaatgagaaaaaattggtgaagggactagtttggtgcacgacattcaatttcagggactaaaatgagtcacttaatgcaaagtgagggactaatttggtgcatatacaacgatggcataatggatgacacgtggacgaatactgcCGCGACACATGACACAActggacacgtggccaaataaaattgtgacacgtggcacaactatccacgtcagtatgccacgtgtcactggtcaccacaccatcctaccattacacgtggccaaatcatgaagtgacacgtgtcacttacagtccacgtcatcatgccatgtcatcacgtcgttaatggaaaatgggtcagggactactatggtgcatttttttcaatctcaggaACGTAATTGGTGTAATTGGAATCTCAGGGACAATTTCAGTGCAAAACGCTAATATCAGAGACCATTTTGAGGTTTAACTCGTGTGTATGTGCATGAATATTGTGATTTTGGAGGAATATAAGCATAAATTTATGTGACAGCCTAAGATCAAAACTATAATTGTGTTTAAAAAAGCATTTGTCTATGATTTTTTTTGGAAGACTCTCTAACAAGTAAATCGTAAGATATGAGGTCAAGAAACCTCGTCAAAAGAAAAGGtcaccaaaccaattaaaaactATTTAACAATATGATCATAAAAATATGGACTTGCTTAAATATATATGGTTATATATATTGATTTGCAATTCCTCTTACTAAAATGTTTGATAAGacatatgtatttttaaaaatattatttgtatattaaatttagtcattaaaattaattattatgtatttatatataaatatatgtataatttaatttatttttaatatatattttatatttttatattttatactgataattaattttagtgaccGATTTTAATATACAGTTGAATTAttgatatttaatatattttgcacTCCTTTGCATTCGTCGCGACTATTGATAATTTCTTTTAGATACAAAAATCTAAATGAAACATGCTCTTGATTTTCAATTATCCCcttgattttttgttttctttaaatGTTTTTTACTGAATCTAAAATGTTACTTTCACCAAAattgatatatataattttgacgAGACATGTCAACCTTTTCTTTTTATTACTTTAGGACAAGCGAATATAAAGAAATGTCTTATCCACATAGATAGGTAATtgctaaataataaaaacatgcaaCTTGGAAAATTTTTTATTGTGGTGTACTATGATGCACGAATACTGACACGAATATAGAACACGACACGACACGATATGGGATACgtcgacacgcgaattttaaaatcttataagatatGGGGAcacgtatatatataaaatataaaattttttatagataaatcgtaatgatattttgatattttattaatattaaaatgtaaattaattttttaattatttttaatattttattttaattataacaagtatttaaaatatcttttggttttgataaataataagatatattatatttaaatttattttaaaaatatatattaacaataAGACTAGACACGCTGATACATGTTGGTATTTAGGTATGTTCAAATGTGtctgaaaaagaattttttattttttattaaaatacggttggacacagcagacacacCTGTCAGATGAGTGTTAGTGAATATCGTATCTGAAATATGTCCGATACACGGCAAAGTATCTGTGCTTCATAGATAGTGTAAAAATTAACATGCAATAAATGATTAATCATAACTCATATAAGTCTTTAGGTTTCTTAGTCTCTCATTGTTTCAATTACATATCCAACATGTAACAAattaattttcattttaatatCGACAAAAATAGTAATGTTAGGacgagaaaaaaaatttaaatttatcttatttaatatttattaattttaacaataattaattaatactaaataaaataaattctaaccaattttaattaatttttgtacaATAATAACAAAGCAATAATAAAAAGAGTAGTGTCTATAATCGAATTATTACTGCATTCATCCAttacaaaataccaaaatattATTTTCTGGCCTATAAAATGCCATGTAATTTCTGTTTTCTTTATATGAATTATATCCATACACTGATACATGCTGCCCCCTTGGATTTCTGCTACAAAACGATGGAGAACACATATAGGATTATTAACTTAATATCATAcaaacatataatatatatatattggtattAGAGAAGAAGTACATATATATTTACAGATGAAGGGAAGTATCAACATCAGAGCTCTCAAAATTTCTTGATGACGATGATGCACCTTGTGGTGATGACCATAAACtataggaggaggaggatgatggtgatgatgatgatgatttcatGGTATAGTTATGATGATCATAATAACCTTGCTTGGAATTCAAGTTGAGACCAAGAGAAAGAGAATCATCATGAAAACCTGGCCTATGTGATGGAACCATCAACCTTGGTTGTAGAGAGTTATTCTTATTCCTCTGTGATGCTTGTTGGTTCTGCATAGATGATAAATTACCTCTCAGATCATGAGTttctgaagaagaggaagaagaagaagaagaagacagcaACTTAAGAAGTTCTttcccttctcttctttctttcactttctcCAATTGCCTAAACCTCTCTTGGAGAAGAGCAATGGAGGAATTCACCATTGTGTGATCATTATCTTGCCTACCCATTTGGCAATGacataaaaattttcaatctttggggaaaagtttcaaactTTAGGACTTCTTTGATGTTGGGGTAAGTGGGGATGATTATGGGGTGGTCTATATTTTGGTGAATTTGTCATGTAGTGGCTTGGAAGTGGTATATAATACAAGAGGGTGCATATTAGGagatcatcatttttttttttttagctgtTGAGCATTATTGTTTAGTGTTTTGGGGTCCTTCTAATTGGATTCCTGATGATAGCAACAGAGATTAGAATCGACTGCTGTTTGAGAAGATGACAAATGGATACAAGTTAAAAAGTTAGTAATAGGGTAAGGCAAGGTCACAATGATGTGTGGCCAAAGGGACTTTTTGAATGAGGAAAATGTTAAGGGTTTGTGTCCAAATTGATGATGCAATGTAGCATTTGGAAGGGAGTGTTGTGGAGAATAAATGGTTAGGTAATGCTTATCTGGGCTTGTCATTTTTTTCCACTGTTTGCTTGGGAGAAGATGGTACATCTTTGTTTGGTTTTGATGGTATAATTCcttctcttttcatttttctaaaaataattttatacaaacattttcaaaaacaaaaaaaaaaaatttaaatatagttaTTATCGTATTTTGTGTCAACTAATAATTTGTCTATCATAATAGTAAAATATACGGTGTCTCGAATCATAAGATATTTAAATCATATCACATCTCTCTAAATTTGGCTAGAATTTGATATAAATCTGTTGAATTTCTGAGAGAAGAGCAgaataaaagaagataatatTATATGAACTTGTTGTATTGAAATTGTGTTTTACATGATACAAAAGTCATGCTATTTATAAAGATACTTTCAACTAACTTCATAAATATCCATCTACTAACTATTAGCTATTACTGACTTAACTCCCAACTACTAACAactctaataatattttaataaaattttttcatgaATTCATTTATAATACACTATAAATATTAAGTgaaatatctataaaataaaatactcttttattataattttcataTCTTTTGGACTTTAACTAAGTCAATCATCCGGATTGAGATCATCTCCCTATAAAATTAACCTTAGGAAGTTACTGCTGAACAAATTCAACTatagatatattttaaaaaggaaaaaaaagaaaaaaaaccttaaaaaaagaaagaaagaaaatgttgaATTGTTGAATTGAATAAGCCCATTCTTGTTTTGGAGCTTGGAGGTTGGAAGGTTGGGGCTACGAAGAAGAGACAAAAGGAATTGAGAAGGAATATTTTTGGAGTTAGCAATCAATGATTAATTAGTCCATTGTGTCTATGAAGGGAAAGATAGAAAACTCAAGTCATAGCACTGTGTAATGTGTATACATCTGGTTTGTTCAACGATACTATCTAACTACTTTTAAATTGTAGCTTAATAATCTTTTTGAAACCACAAGCATCGTGACAAATGATATACTATTCATAAGAAATGGCCTATAGTGGGTCGTTTGTATTCTTATAGTGGTTATTCTAACATTACTTTTATTATATTGTTGCCAATTACAACTACCGAATCATGACATTTGCAACAACTGATAAACTAAAGTCAAAACAGGTATGATTAATCTTCTATGTTACTATTATGCATGCCACTTTCAATTCATATCTTCTTCCACTAATATTAACATCAAATTTTTTCTTCCTTAATTTATTGAAgaagtaaatattatttttattggatataGAATGGCAAGATCAGTAGTTGTAGATATTTAGTTGATAACATAAAaagctttttctatttttaacaagTGCCTTTAAACTGTATACAAATTTTAcgaaaaatattcaaatattattgaataaaaaataattttggctctattattattattattattattattattattattattataataaatgaaGCGACTAAATACTTATTTTCGTCATTGAGATTCACACGGTTACTCAATTTGAtttctaaaattcaaaattacctataCTAGTCCTACATATTTAAGTCCGGACACCAATATGATTATCGACTCTTTTCCACCATGACTTGGCAAACAGAGTGTTGATATAGCACCCTCCCTATTATGCTGAATGATGAGTAAATAACGTCATTTATTCTTAGTATCCAAACAAGTCAGAAATGAAGAATAGTGGAGGTAGATAAGAAGAAGAATACTTTATTTTGAGTCTCCATTGTTTCTTCTTCCTTACTATACAAAGCGACGATATTTCTTATTTGTTTGGGTGCCAAtggtaaacgacgtcgtttacttATCATTCAGCGTGGTAGGTCTATTTGTACAGTTATCACCAGAAAGAGTTGAAGGACCATATTAATGTTCGaacttaaatttcaaaaatcagtataaataattttaaattttaaaaactaaaatagatAATGGCATGAATATCAAGATCATGGCTATTTAGTCAAATGAAGCTTTCTATTAAGAGGAGGAGTAATCAAAATAAAGTTGGTTAGTGACAAGGGATAATGCAATGTGTATGAAATGAAATTGAATGAAACAAACGAAACAAAACGAAATGAAATTAAGTGAATCAGAAGAAGAAAGGTAATGAATGCAATGCAGAACCTTGCTCAATCTTTCTCTCTCAATCCATTTCTCTTTCAAGATCGTAACTTTACTCAATTCCCCCAAACCCCACACCAATTCCACGCTCTCTATCTCAAAAGCGGCACCTTGAATcacccttctctctcttctcgcCTTCTTTCCCTCTACACGGACCCCAAAATCAATGACCTCAAAAGTGCCCTCTCCCTGTTCGACGCATTGCCACAACCCTCTCTGCTTTCGTGGAACTTGATCATCAAGTGCTGCGTTCAGAACCACCGTTCCAATGATGCTGTTGCACTCTTTCGCCGAATGGTTCTTCATGGGGTTGTGCCCGATGGGTTCACGCTCCCTTGCGTGATCAAGGGATGTGCTCGCTTGGTTGCGGTTCACGAGGGAAAACAGGTTCATGGGTTGGGATTGAAAATTGGGTTCGGTTCGGATAAGTTTGTGCAGAGCAGTTTGGTGAGCATGTATGCGAAGTGGGGTGAGATGGGTGTGGCTAGAGAAGTGTTTGATCGAATGGAGGACAAGGATTTGGTGTCTTGGAACTCTTTGATTGATGGGTATGCTAGAAATGGTGATGTTGAGTTTGCGATGAAGCTGTTCGATGAAATGCCTGAGAGGGATGAGTTTACTTGGACTGCTTTGGTTGATGGGTTATGCAAATGCGGCGAGGTTGAGACTGCAAGAGAGGTGTTTGATCAAATGCCTAGTAAGAGCTTGATCTCCTGTAATGCTATGATTAATGGGTATATGAAGTGTAGGAAAGTCCATCTGGCTAATCAGTTGTTTAGCCAGATGCCGGTGAGGAGTCTGATAAGCTGGAACTCAATGATAGCAGGTTTCGAGCTCAATGGGTGGTATGTTGAAGCTTTAGAGTTGTTTGATGCACTTTTGAAAGAGGGACTCATGCCCAGCAATGTTACAATACTCAGTGCTCTTTCAGCAGTTTCAAGTTTAACTGTTCTCAGTAATGGAAGATGGATTCATTCGTTTATGGTTAAACATGGCTTTGAATTAGATGGCGTACTTGGTACATCGCTGATAGCAATGTATTCCAAGTGTGGCAGCATAGAGAGTGCCATGAAAGTTTTTGAAGCAATAGCCAATAAGAAGTTGGGACATTGGACGGCTATAATTGTGGGGCTAGGAATGCATGGCTTAGCTGACCAATCTCTTGAGCTTTTTCAGCGAATGCGCAGAATCGGAATGAAACCACATGATATAACTTTCATTGGAGTGTTGAATGCTTGTAGTCATGCAGGATTGGTTGATGACGGAAGCCGGATTTTTCACATGATGATAGATGAATACAAAATCAAGCCAACAGTTGAGCATTATGGTTGCTATGTTGACATTTTGTGTAGAGCTGGACATCTAGAGCAGGCAAAGATGATTATTGAGAGCATGCCAATGAGGCCGAACAAAGTTATCTGGATGAGTTTGCTCGGCGGTTCTAGGAACCATGGAAATTTGGAAATTGGCGAATATGCAGCTCATAATTTGATCGAGGCAGATCCAGATTTCACTGGGTGTTACACCGTGCTGTCAAACATGTATGCCGCAGCTGGGAAGTGGGATAAGGTTTCACAAGTAAGGGAAAtgatgaagaaaagaagagtatcCAAGGATGTTGGATGCAGCTTCATTGAGCACAGAGGCCAACTTCATAGGTTTATTGTGGGTGATAGATCACATCCGCAATCTGAGGACATATATGCAAAATTGAAGGAGATGAGGGAAAAACTGAAACAAGCTGGTCATGTTCCTGATACAAGCCAGGTTCTACTGAATATTGAAGGGGAGAAAGAAAAGGAATCTGAATTAGAGAACCACAGTGAGAGGTTGGCCATATCATTTGGCCTCATCAATATGGAAGGCACAACTC contains:
- the LOC112701747 gene encoding uncharacterized protein, whose protein sequence is MGRQDNDHTMVNSSIALLQERFRQLEKVKERREGKELLKLLSSSSSSSSSSETHDLRGNLSSMQNQQASQRNKNNSLQPRLMVPSHRPGFHDDSLSLGLNLNSKQGYYDHHNYTMKSSSSSPSSSSSYSLWSSPQGASSSSRNFESSDVDTSLHL
- the LOC112701748 gene encoding pentatricopeptide repeat-containing protein At3g62890, with amino-acid sequence MNAMQNLAQSFSLNPFLFQDRNFTQFPQTPHQFHALYLKSGTLNHPSLSSRLLSLYTDPKINDLKSALSLFDALPQPSLLSWNLIIKCCVQNHRSNDAVALFRRMVLHGVVPDGFTLPCVIKGCARLVAVHEGKQVHGLGLKIGFGSDKFVQSSLVSMYAKWGEMGVAREVFDRMEDKDLVSWNSLIDGYARNGDVEFAMKLFDEMPERDEFTWTALVDGLCKCGEVETAREVFDQMPSKSLISCNAMINGYMKCRKVHLANQLFSQMPVRSLISWNSMIAGFELNGWYVEALELFDALLKEGLMPSNVTILSALSAVSSLTVLSNGRWIHSFMVKHGFELDGVLGTSLIAMYSKCGSIESAMKVFEAIANKKLGHWTAIIVGLGMHGLADQSLELFQRMRRIGMKPHDITFIGVLNACSHAGLVDDGSRIFHMMIDEYKIKPTVEHYGCYVDILCRAGHLEQAKMIIESMPMRPNKVIWMSLLGGSRNHGNLEIGEYAAHNLIEADPDFTGCYTVLSNMYAAAGKWDKVSQVREMMKKRRVSKDVGCSFIEHRGQLHRFIVGDRSHPQSEDIYAKLKEMREKLKQAGHVPDTSQVLLNIEGEKEKESELENHSERLAISFGLINMEGTTPIRIIKNLRVCNDCHEVTKLLSVIYHREIVVRDNSRFHHFKNGSCSCNDFW